TTTGCTTATTTTGCTACTTGCTAAATTCCTGTCGATTATGTACAACATAAGAGAGCATAAGATTTTTGTGTGgacaatagaaaatgaaaaggaaCCGAAAAGTAAATCATAATGTAATTTGGAAATGAAATTGGAAGTTGCAAAAGTATTAAAGACATATAATTAAGTGAGAGTTCCTATTTCCTAAGTTTTTAAGAAAAGGAACCGAAAGGTTTAAGCCttaaggtcttttttttttaaaaatatttatttaatttcatcaatataaaaagtttcaaaaattaactataaaattatttaaatatatgaaatcaattatatataatcGAGCTAACtcatgaaccaaacgagtcgaacCATCTATAGCTCAAGTTCGGCTCATTTATTTAACGAACTTAATAGTATTTAGCTCATGTTCAACTCAttaggttcatgaaccaagttcaacgaatTAACTGTCGAGTCGAATTTCGAACTATActcgagttggttcggttcattgccagCCCTACAAAAGGGAATCATGTATCTCATCCTCAAGTAAATGGCAATAGTAGAAAGTAGGCTTAATCAATGATGTGGTCCCTTATATTATTTGTTGGTTATATTTTAGTCTCATAAGTTATTAACGTTACAATTTAGTCCCTTTAAGCTATCTTCCGTCAACCAAATAAATCCCCACCGTCAAAACCGTTAACCCAATGTTTAAGGTGGATAAACATTGCAAGTTGTCACGTCACCGTTCACATGCGCATATTTAACGTTTTGGCAAAAGACTAACAGAGAGGATTTATTTGGCTAACAGATACTAacttaagggactaaaatgtaaccaacaaataacttaagggaccaaatcatGAATTAAGCCTAGAAATTATAAAGCTAATGGGAAAGAAGATAAATACAAGTAAATAAGCAACAATGAGGAACTACACATACTTACATAGACTAATTGCCAACAAGGAGAAAGCCTCCACCCATTCATGACAGACTCTCGGGATCATTACCTACAAAagacattttcatttttagcataaataaaatatattagcCGAGAAGTTATTGGACACACCAACATTATAGATAAACAACTACAAGCATAAATAGAGCAAGTGTGCCAAAGATTATTCCTTAAGTAAcacttaattatatattatatgaggAATATCACAACCAATTACGCTCAAGGTTAATGAGCTTCACTGAAGGATAGATTGTTTAGGACAACTTCAATTTGATTTTTCGgtggaacaattttttatcaTGCTTTACTTACCTCCCGACCGTACTCCAAATTATCAGGACCCTCCTTCGACATGGAACCGGATGgttaacacacaaaaaatataaggaATATTATAGATAGATTGTTCTAACTTTTCCAAATGAGACCCTACCCTTAAACGTTGTGGCAATGATCAATAAGATATAAACATAATTACTTTAGATAGAGAATGGTTTGCTTGAATTGATTCAAGACCACAGCATGCTTACGTCAGTGTTGCAaggagaaaaaacaaattagaaggagaaaaaaaaaaactctacgCTCCATTTTCCATATAATGATATTTTCTCTTTGCATCTCAATATGAATATGTAATGGTTTGTGATTTTTTGGGAGATGATAATGGAACCAATTTAGAGAAGAAATAACTATGTAATTGAACTATTTAATCATAACAGAGATTAACACCAATAAACCAATGTGACATTACAATTTATGGAAGGGAAAGTACTAAAAGTAAGATAGAGCTTAGCACTAGactaagaagaagaaggaatcaTTCAGAAGAATGCCAAAGGGAGGAAGTAGAGACTTTTCTTCAATATTCTTTTCTGCCCTTCTTGTTAACCATTGCTCCATTTTATAGAAGGTTAAGAGAATATTATCCCCTTAATTGTTGGATCAAGTGACACATGTCCCTTAATTCCACTTTGATGACTTGGCTTTGCTTATATTTGAATCATAACAGAATCCTTACAAGTTTTGAAccttttttcattcatttctatCATACACTCACTAACTATATCTCCTTTACACAACACAGCATAGATAATTAATTACAATATAGTAACAACAAGAAGCAGGATACAAAATATTCATAGCATCAAACTTATTTAttctcatttatatatatatatattgaacaaTGAACCAAACAACAGCAACATTAACACCATTAACAAGAATTAGAAACATGATGTGCACATACCAGTAGAAGTGCTTGGAACGTCTTCCTGATGTTGCTCtactacttcttcttcttcttcctgcGGTTGGCAGATCCAGTGGAGAAAACAAAAAGCCAAAGGttattattgagtttagatgatTAAAATATAGAGAACAAAGTATGAGATAGAACAACACCGCCATCTCTGAAGTTCTTGGACAAAAGCGCCTCCTTAAGAGCTTGTTACGCTCCTGTTGAATAATAGGGATCATTTAACAGaatgttgtgttgttttataGGGATCATTTACTCAATTAATATAAACAAGGAATGAGACATATACCTCCGACTCCTTGGAGAGATAGAAAACAGGGTCAGGaactaaaaatttaaacaaccaccgggaacaaaacaaaacaaggaAGGGTAATAAATTGTTAGGGTTGAGTGGAATTTGAATagatatatgtatgtatgtacatTACATACCTGGAAGCCACCATAATATATGAATCCAACGGAACCAGCGTAAAGGATACCTAAAACAAttagaaagaaacaaataagGGTTGTGATGAGCAAtagcataaaattaaaaaaaaaaaaaaaatgggatgCAGAAGAAAGAGTAAAAGTACAAACTGTAAATAATAAAATCCTTCAAAGCAACTGGCTCGAGTATTTGGGGTTCGGGTACGGGTGGTTTGGGGGAGTAATTCGATTTGTACGAGGGAAAAGGAAAGATAGAACGGCTCCCAAAGGAGCGAACATGGTTTGTAACTCCGCTTCGAGGATGCGATCTGCTTCGCCTTCGGGGAGGTTAGAAAGCTTTTTGCCGAGGAGCTCGTATAATTCATCGTCGGAGAGACGAGATATTACAAATTTGGGGAGGTAAGAGACCTTGTTTGCCAATCTGATGGCCACTTGCCGAATGAGCGGGTCGAACTTTTCGTCCACGACGTTGCCGGAGCCGGAAGCCATCCTGTAtctgtttgtgtttgtttagcAGGCAGGTTAGGTTAAGTTACGTGATATTTTAGTATGAGTATTTAACCCTACtgttttggatataacaaacaaaaaaaccctaattacGTGAAGCCGAACCTAACACCTCACCCTTAAAAGCAGCCAatcaaatattttcaataattaaaaacaaaaagttggggAGGGGGAGAACGACAGAGACCCAACGGAATCCAAGTTTATACTTTATAGTTTTCTCACTAATGATGGTTTGCTCGCCATTCTTGATAAATGGCCTTTTCTTGAATCTCTTGACCTTCAAGGATGTCGTTATCTCGAATTGAGTGAAAGTTTGGAAAAAAGGTGCATTGATCGAATCAATCATTTGCAACTGCCAATTCGTTATGACTCTGATGATTTCTACGTCTACGATGATGATTATCGTTGGTACTAGTGAATGTTGTAGTCTTAGTGATgatgaaaaataaagtttttataTTATACTGTGAATTTCTTGTCATGTCTTCATTGTGATCCTTgatgtttgaaaggttttaATTTGAAGGCGACGTGATTGGCATGCTTTGTTAATCACTTGGATTGGattatctttgtttttgttgctgAATGATTCTGACTGTGGcttttgtttttgaagtattGACATTGTTTTAACAAAGTTAATGAGAACGCAATTTGTGCATTGATTCTCTGGCAACTTTGAATGCTCAGATGTTCAAGTTGTTTTCTTTAATATTAGCTTTTAAGATTCATCTTATCATTCTATAATTAAGCGCCCGTTTGttttatattctaaaaaaatgaatttttctttgtatttctaaaattagatttttttggaaatttagtTAATAATAGTAgaagttatttcaaactcattttgTATAAGTTAGAAAAGAtagaaaagagattttgacattcattaacttaaatattcattgtttgagattttacatagtaaaaattacatattttttcaaatgacatttttcaaaaatgatttttatgcaaagctatttgaaatagcttatttttttttagagattttttcaaaatttagtttccaaatttttttttaacaaaaatttctttgttaaaaaaattataacaaaaacataatacactacaaaaatttattttgaaaagaagttaTTAAAATCCTTTTTAATAACCCAAGAAAATAATGAGATTGTTGCCTTTTACAATTTCAATTAGATGGTTTTGATTAGGTGAATCAATTCTGAGGAAgctaatttgattttgaaacctAGAAGAATTTTCAGTTAAAAAGCCAATTAAGGACActaaatttgatataaaaaattggGTATAAGAAATGAATCACAGTAATATTAACAGCAAACCCAACACAAATACAAAACTCAAATCTAAATTCATATCATTCCATCTCCTTGACAGGTCCTATGTATGTACATGGTACAACATTAAGAGACAAAAATAAGTTTATGTCTTTGTTTCTTATAGATTTTGATTGTGGTTTCTATCAAATTTGTTTCTTCAAGCACAAACCCAACCAATATTTGAATAATAGTGTTTTTGGCTTTGTTAAGCGTGGCTCGATTCAAGTCTTAACATGGATTGGATCTTgggatttattttaattatgtgCTTGGGATTTATGAAACTGCTTCATGTCAAGATAATTGTGGTCGAAACACACTTTTGCCACCGAATTATTGATGCTACAAATTGGCGCTTCGACTTGCCATGCATTTTCACCGCGATTATGCCTTCCTGCTGCCAAACCAAACCCTAGATTGGTGTGTTTTAGGTCACCAATGTCACTTAATGTCAATGTCACCCGGTGCAATCCCCTTCACCCCAACCCTAGATTGTAtatggaaatataaataaataaaaatatcattggtTACACATATGGTTTAAAaattggcatttttttttaaaaaaaaattatggcaAATATAGACAGGAATTCAACTGAactatgcaatttttttaacaagaaattGACAACGTTTTAAATGGTTGCGATTTGCTACTAGTTCCAAATTCACCTTTGATGTTTATGATTCATTGTCAACAACCGGTGGTGCAGTGAAGGCAGAAaccaaatcatcaattcaacGAAACCCCACCCGATccaaaacaaaagaacaaaagaaaaaagaaacaaaactaaCAATTTTATAGtgatgaaaattatatttatcaactttttattGTGTTCAATTGAATGAGCTTTATGATATATACTTTCATTTCGTTTCACCCAAGTAACaacatagttttttattttatttttaatgttaacaCCATCCACAATAGAGCTGTTCATTTTAGATacttattaattacttttttaaatagGGGTATAATCTTAGTCTTGGTATTTTCGTCTTGTAAAAACTTATTGTATTGTTCTTTATATATACTCCTTGCACATCTTGTGTGTAgatgctttaatttattttcctttttccaaataaaaaatttcatgacTTGGGAAATTTTATATTAGGTGAAGTATTATTTGTGGTAATTTTATGTCTAATATCCACAGTAACCACATACTAATCGACAAATTTAGATccattagaattttttatttatatttattatttttcattgaccaatatatattattcatataaagaaaattgttcttttcattttttaaattgtttgtttCTGTGATTGTTGCTGGTCGAACAACAATTAATTGTCGCTAATCATTTTTAAATCAGTTCAACCTACTTCAAAAGTTAAAAAGAACAATTTTCTTACATAAACACATTCTCGAAAGAGAAGTGTGAAGATCTAGTTAAGGTCGAACTCAAGATCCAACATTGGCTCCATTTGCATTTGATACTATAAATCATTGCAATCGAACTTGAAATGATACTAAAACAATTGATCAAGAAGTCATGCTGAAGTGTTGAATCACCAAACCCATTTTCTGACAACGGCGAGTAGTTAGGCGTAATCCAAATTTCTTGTAGCTTTCTTCAAACTTTTAGGTCGCATCCCAAAGTTAAttattcatcattttaattctcataaaatttatttatttattatcaaaCATAGTGAATTAGTGATACTATTAAATTTGGATGAGTATATATATCCATCATTCAATAATTCAATGGCAtgctatatttttatattaattttttgaaattaaattaaattctaaaTGAGTTTTGCTTATGGAATATCGATATTCAGCCGATATTCATTGTTGAACATGTGCATAGTAAAGATATCACTAGAGACATTGCAAAATATAATCCAAGTTACAagctaaaaataaatacaattgcTTGATCGTATTCAGTTTGATGATGTATGTTGGAGGCCGTACGAAGAGCGCATGGAGATCCAACCTTTTGAGGAGCTTTTCTAGTATTCAGGATGAATTATGTGTGGTGTTCGTAGAGTGTACTGTCATCTGCTCAAGAGGattttgaggcagtacggatatGTCCAGACGGTCCCTAGACATccgattgatgttgttgagctgCCACCGCCTCATATTGTGCAGGCTTTtgtcgacttccgcactcacacgcttaaggaGACCGATTGGGATGAGCAGGCAGTAGAGCAGACAAGGCGTATGAGGGAGGGCTATGTGTTATGGTACACTAAGTTGTCTCACCCTTAGATTTTGCCACCTCTTCCAGGATATCTTTCGAGGCCAGCAAATGAGGAGCAGATCATTAAAGAGCAATGAAGCGGTacgaggcgagaagctcgcatgatacctatgacatggttagaGGCGTTGTTGCCTATGTTGATGAGTAGTTGGGTCAGGAGGTGATGAGCCCTGAGCAATGGACTGAGGCCATGCGCCATGTtagggagcagatcgcgccgatATTGGTCAGGAGGCGAggccagaggccgaggaggCGGCACCAGCAACATCAGCAACACCAGGAGTAGTAGTATCTTATGTTTAGGATATATTTTTAGGACTTGGTGTATATTTTCATGACATTTGACCGTTTCGTTGTATTTTCATGACatttgttgttactttgtttCGATGACatatttttatgacaatttttcgTTTCCgtatcatattttcaatttcaattatgtTGGTAATTTTCTTTGATTAACTTTATGATTTGGCATTGAAATAATGTATTTACAATGTGTAAATACACATTTTACTTTGTTTACAATAATGCATTGAAATAGTATGATTTGTTTACTTTGTTTACAATAATGCATTGAAATAATATGATTTCTCAAGAGGTTCTGCCATTTTATGGCTTCAGGACGCCTCAgcaattaactgtcgaaggGCATTTAcatattttacttgtgtttctAAGTCTAACAagatgtgtcaacaacaattttcttttactttatgCATCcagcaacaatttttttaaggatttttacCACGCCGTTTAGAAAAAGGGAAAATTAGTTACGTTAACCGTAGCTAAATactttttcaagatttttacAGATCGGACTTTAATCTCTTGAAACATTCTTTTGGCATGATCCGTAGTTGGGAGGAGTTCCTTTGAGAGTGCGGTCTGTGGTGCATACCACCTTTTAGCTGCTCATGATACATCTCTGGTACATCACACGACGGAGTTGATTTGGCATAAACAAGTTCTTTTGAAAGTCTCAGTGGTCGCTTGGAGATTATTACGGGATAGGTTACCTACTTGGTCGAACCATCTGGACCGCGGTATCATCACAGGTGGTGCGGCAGGCTGTATGGCGTGGTGTCTTAATCTCGAGACTtctcaacatttatttttatcttgcaGTTTTTATGGCAGGCGGTGCGGTCCTGGCTTGGTGTGTCTAGATCGGACCCTCACATCATCTATGATCACTTTATCATTTTATTCATTCAACATGCGGTTTACGCGCAAGGCGCTCATTTTTGCAGCTAGTTTGGCTTCTTTGTGCTTGGACTATTTGGAATGATCGCAATAAGATATTGTTTAATAATGTAGAAAATTTCATAGATCACTTGTTAGAGAAAGTAAAGCAAATATAGTTATGGTGGCTTAAGTCTAGTCAAGCTAACTTTGTTTACAGTTTCAGTTCCTGGTGGTCAAGCCCCGTGATTTGTTTGAGCATTGGCTAATTGTTTCTGTAATATTTAATATTGACAGTTCGTGGTGGTATACATTATGTTTGAGAGATGTCCTAAATTTGTTAATATATACCCTTTTtatcgttaaaaaaaatatcttgaaTTGTAAAATACATATATCACCAATGATCATCAACCATTTAGGGGCATGTTAATCACCAAATTTTCTTACAGGCTTATTTGATCCAACGGTCCTTCaataattttaagttttcattttgattccataattaataaaacgtacCATTTGGtccctcactttttcttccGTTTGTCAAATAAGTCCTgaccattaattaattttgtaaccaatgaaaacttgaaattatttgagGGACCAAACGATCTAATAAGCCTTTCTTATATGCTGACTCTCTTAAACATATCATTATCTCATCGTttgtatacaattttttttttattcgcAAATGTTAAtagttatattaatttttgaCGATCGAATGTAAGACCTCTTCTTTCAAACTCCTTTAACATCATTTGGTTCACCAACCAAACGACCCTAAGTAGAAACACAAAATTGAGAGTTGTCTCGTGCTGATTGCGCCAGTTGATTTACACTCACTTACATAGTCCATAATTTCCATTTGGGAAGAGTGTATTGCAATTTGCACATGAATATGCTTCCCTGCACTCTGAGAGTCGATATTGAATATTTGACATTCATCTTAACCTTTATTGTCAGCATAGGAATTGCGAGAAGCACCACGAGGAATCTTCTTATTCAACAATAGTAGAAGCATCATGGATCTATCACTTATTAAATTTAGCAGCGTGTGAATAATGTcctttagagatttttttttaaagaatctcCTTTAGAGATGTATAATGTCTAAAAGTATATGGTTTTAATGCATAAATAAAAGGGAATTACACATCTTCCATTCAGATTTTAAAACTCGAATGTGTTTCTACTTCATTTGTAAAtctgtaaaattgattttagacctcttccttattttttttctcatctcttgatcttctctctaaaatttAGAGATAGACACAAATTGTGGTAGGAGGGAGAATGAGAGGATCTGGACCTCATTCGTTCGGGTTTGAACTTGTGACCTTTTTATGAGCGTTCATTACGCTCCTCAAATTGCTCAAATGATTGGGTCGTAACTCACGATCAACTTTTGTTTGTGTGTAAACATCGATCGGGTCGTAACTTccgatcaatttttttatttttttttataattgtgaACAATTTTGAGTGGCCTATTGAGCATCGAACCTCGAACTCCTCTTACCCTTAACTTAAACCAATTAAGTTACCATCCCCAACTCATACTATTAAttattggctaacattaatattataatgaCACGCTTTGCCATGTTGGACGGCGACTCAAAAATGGGTCTTGTTGTCTGAATGtttaacaatcataatcaatgtTAGTAACCATTGAAACTGAAACTGTAGGGATTGTAAAAACATTTGTTTAACTAGGGAATAAATTTAGGATGGTTAGCTAGCTCAATTAATTTGAGTTAAAGAATTGTTCAAAATCGAGTAAAAGAGAAAAAGACCCTATTATATAGGGATCTTAAGCCGATTTATGAGTATTCATGTTAAGCCAATTTCCAGGTACAATGATGAAAAGCTCTTGAATCATTTAAGCAATGGAATAAACTCTGAGGTTTGCATATTAAAATCGTCTTTTAAGGTAAGGGTAAGTCAATGTTATAGTACCAAAAATTATTAAGAGtgaataatccaaacaaaaaaaagttactaagAGTGAATCACtatttactattttggtccttAAAATCTATAGGATAGAATATCCTTAAATTTATGGGATTGAACAAATTAGTCTTTACTATTTAAAGTTGGCCGATTCATTCCCTCCGTTGTCTAACAATGTTTGAAATGCTAAATTGGGACATGTCAGATGTCCACTTGAAGCATGTTTCTAGAACTTTGTTTAAGACTTTCATTTGTAGTATTTTGCAAATTGAGATCAAATTACTTTTCCTCTTACAATCTCCAAAACCAAATGGTGATTCACTCCCTAATTAATTAGGTGTACCACTCTCTTCACAATACCCACTATTCAATTGAATCATAGGGTTGGCCCTAACAAGACCATTAAGTCATCAAAAACCTTAATGGAATTGGTTCtcattcttcttattttttttaataagggtggcaaatattttataaatcaaagCTAAGTCAAAATTTGGATAACTTTTATAGCATTTAAGAAGACCTTTGAATGATATGATAGTACCACTTCAAACCTTTACCTAAACATGTTTGACATAGCAACAGTAGCGTCACTTTCAACCATTTTGCATTTGCATGTCCACTTCTAAACTTTCAACTCTAGACCAAATATTGGCATCAAATTACTAACTCACCCCTATATTACACCCTTCAATATATCCAAAGATCAGGGTCATTTTGGTCATTGCAACAACCAATAGAACAATAACTACTTCTATTTATGCTTTATGGAAAATGTCAACTACCAAAACCAATAGCACAAgacaaagaagaaaacaaaacttGCAATGatcatcaaaaagaaaaaaaacacaaaagcaTATCTTATTTTAGAAACCTCATTGTAATTGTAAATCTTTGTTCCTCTTCATTCATGTCTTTGAACATGATGTTTCTTCTTCTAAGCCATGTTCTTATTCTACAGACTTTTCTAATACCAACTTTCTATTGCCAAACAAATTCACCTCAAAACATTGAAACTTTGTATCCTATTGAAATTCCAGAACAAGCCACAATAACACAACCTCCTAATCCACAagaatcaccaccaccatcaccatcatcatcacaaggaccaatatcatcaacatcatcaacaaattctTCAACAAATAGTAAGATAGTAACTGCTGTAGCTGCAACTGCAGCAGGAACATTAGTTCTTTCTGCTctaattttcttctttgttaaTAAGTGTTGTAGAGCAAAGAGAAGAAATGTGATTGTAAACAATAACAACACTTCTTCTAGACCAAGTTTAGAACATAGAAATGCTGTGCCTCAAGCAAAAGCTTTTGAGAGAATTGAAGGTAATATCAAGGGACTTattgttgatgaagatggtTTAGATGTTGTTTATTGGAGAAAGCTTCAAGATCAAAATATTAACAAGGATTTGCAAAAGGGTGTTGTTTTGGATAGTCCTAGAAACAATGAAGGTTATGATCATGAAGAAAATCAAGaggaaaaatcagaatctattcaAGAAATGCATTTGCTTAGAGGAAAATCTTCAACCTCTCACATGAATATTTTTCCACAAGAAGAGTCGTATACAATTATGAAAATTACTCCTCCTGCTCCTCCTCCTATTGTTCCTACTACTCAACCATTTTCTCTAAACCTTCTTCCTTCATCACCAAAACCACCCTCCACTTCTTTTTCATCAATTCCACAAATTTCAAGTCCTTTAGTGTCATCAATTCCAAGTATATCTGGTGATAGAAAGAGTCAAAAACCGccgcctcctcctcctcctccaccagTACCTGATAGAAAAATCTCAGCACCGCCGccaccacctcctccaccaATTCCAAATAGAAAGAGTCCTTCACCACCACCGCCGCCGCCACCGAAGACAGGTGGATTGAAATTGAAGTCATCATCAAAACCACCGCCTACCCCTATTGAAACCACGTCTATGAAAAATAAGCAAGGAAGTTCTTCAAGTGAAGTAAAATTGAAACCATTGCATTGGGATAAGGTGAATACTAATCTTGATCACTCCATGGTGTGGGACAAAATCGACCGCGGTTCTTTTAGGTAATTCAAATATACtagattttctaaaattattttgtaaaaatgttGATCATCTGTTTCAATATTTAAGAatgttttttcttaattttcagGGTTGATGATGATCTTATGGAAGCTCTATTCGGGTACGTTGCAGCCAAACCAAAGAGTAACACTCCAAAAGGAAAAGAATCAACAAGTCCAAGCAGGGATGCATCAACAAATGCTTTTATTCTTGACCCTAGAAAATCACAAAACACTGCTATAGTTTTGAAATCTCTTGCAGTCTCGCGAAAAGAAATCATCGATGCACTTGTTGATGGTCAAGGCCTTAATGCAGATACAATTGAAAAGCTGTCTAGAATAGCTCCAACAGAAGAAGAGCAATCCAACATACTTGAATATGAAGGAGACACAGAAAAACTTGCAGCAGCAGAATCTTTCTTATACCACATCCTCAAAGCTGTTCCTTCGGCATTTAAGCGCTTAAATGCGATTCTATTCAGGTTGAATTATGACGCCGAAATTGTAGAAATTAAGGAGTTTCTACAGACACTTGAGCTCGGGTGTAAGGAGCTTCGAAACCAAGGAGTTTTTGTGAAGCTTCTTGAAGCAGTTCTTAAGGCCGGAAACCGCATGAATGCAGGTACTAATAGAGGCAATGCTCAAGCTTTCAACTTGGTTTCTTTAAGGAAGCTTTCTGATGTTAAGAGCACTGATGGAAAAACTACATTGCTTCACTTTGTTGTTGAAGAAGTAGTTCGTTCCGAAGGAAAACGCGCGGTTCTTAACCGAAATCATAGTTTGAGTCGTAGTAGCAGTAATAGGAGCAGCAGCAGTAGCAGCAGCAGCGGAGACTCTAAGAATTCTGCTACTTCAAATGAACAAAAACAAAGGGAATATACAACACTAGGATTAGCAATTGTAGGAGGGGTCAGTTCCGAGTTTTCCAATGTAAAGAAAGTTGCTCTAACAGATTACAATAGCTTTGTTGGTTCTATCTCAGCACTCTCAGCAAGGATAGTTGATATTCGACAACTAGTTTTGCAGTGTGGAAATAATGGTAAAGGAGGAAAGTTTGTGAGAGAGATGAACCACTTTCTTGAAAATGCTGAGAAGGAATTGCAATTGGTGAGGGAAGAACAAACAAGGATAATGCAGCTTGTTAAGAGAACAACAGAATATTATCAAGGAGGAGCTTCAAAAGACGGTGCAGGAGAACAGACTCTTTATCTATTTGTGATAGTGAAGGATTTTCTCGGAATGGTTGATCAAGCCTGTATCGAGATTGCTCGTAACATGCAGAAAAAGAAGACACCTAAGacaaagttttgaaaaaaaagtctACGTCTGCAATTTTTCCATGACGTGAACACTTCTCATATCTCTGTGACTTCAATGTAATTGATGCTATATAAGTCGTATTTGCCTGCGATTTTCCACAACAGCAGTAACTGCAACCCGCCAGCAACCACTGATTTAAAACCTTGTACGACAGATTGAGGGTAGAAGTCAGCAGAGGCCCTAGCACAAAGGACTTTCTGAAGTTTCAAACCTGCTG
Above is a genomic segment from Medicago truncatula cultivar Jemalong A17 chromosome 5, MtrunA17r5.0-ANR, whole genome shotgun sequence containing:
- the LOC11411186 gene encoding formin-like protein 4, coding for MSLNMMFLLLSHVLILQTFLIPTFYCQTNSPQNIETLYPIEIPEQATITQPPNPQESPPPSPSSSQGPISSTSSTNSSTNSKIVTAVAATAAGTLVLSALIFFFVNKCCRAKRRNVIVNNNNTSSRPSLEHRNAVPQAKAFERIEGNIKGLIVDEDGLDVVYWRKLQDQNINKDLQKGVVLDSPRNNEGYDHEENQEEKSESIQEMHLLRGKSSTSHMNIFPQEESYTIMKITPPAPPPIVPTTQPFSLNLLPSSPKPPSTSFSSIPQISSPLVSSIPSISGDRKSQKPPPPPPPPPVPDRKISAPPPPPPPPIPNRKSPSPPPPPPPKTGGLKLKSSSKPPPTPIETTSMKNKQGSSSSEVKLKPLHWDKVNTNLDHSMVWDKIDRGSFRVDDDLMEALFGYVAAKPKSNTPKGKESTSPSRDASTNAFILDPRKSQNTAIVLKSLAVSRKEIIDALVDGQGLNADTIEKLSRIAPTEEEQSNILEYEGDTEKLAAAESFLYHILKAVPSAFKRLNAILFRLNYDAEIVEIKEFLQTLELGCKELRNQGVFVKLLEAVLKAGNRMNAGTNRGNAQAFNLVSLRKLSDVKSTDGKTTLLHFVVEEVVRSEGKRAVLNRNHSLSRSSSNRSSSSSSSSGDSKNSATSNEQKQREYTTLGLAIVGGVSSEFSNVKKVALTDYNSFVGSISALSARIVDIRQLVLQCGNNGKGGKFVREMNHFLENAEKELQLVREEQTRIMQLVKRTTEYYQGGASKDGAGEQTLYLFVIVKDFLGMVDQACIEIARNMQKKKTPKTKF